From a region of the Geothrix sp. 21YS21S-2 genome:
- a CDS encoding DUF4136 domain-containing protein: protein MRVLLPCLAILALSLGCAGPELHFDYDVKANYQAYHAYDWYAASKAAPGNPLLDNRVRRAVEAELALRGFKRETTADPEFLVTYYPVLTARGRSRGAFSIGLGMGGPVGLGLGLAAPLTARPSGQITSIVLEIKDFKTQQLVWKAAAGEVLDGSETPEEADAAVTDAVKKLLKRFPPTSNS, encoded by the coding sequence ATGCGCGTCCTCCTTCCCTGCCTCGCGATCCTGGCCCTGTCCCTGGGGTGCGCGGGCCCCGAGCTTCACTTCGACTACGACGTCAAGGCCAACTACCAGGCCTATCACGCCTACGACTGGTACGCCGCCTCCAAGGCCGCCCCGGGGAACCCCCTCCTGGACAACCGGGTGCGGCGGGCCGTGGAGGCCGAACTGGCCCTGCGCGGCTTCAAGCGCGAGACCACGGCCGATCCCGAGTTCCTGGTCACCTACTACCCCGTCCTCACCGCCCGCGGGCGGTCCAGGGGCGCCTTCAGCATCGGCCTGGGCATGGGCGGGCCCGTGGGCCTGGGGCTGGGCCTCGCAGCTCCCCTGACGGCCCGGCCGTCCGGCCAGATCACGTCCATCGTATTGGAAATCAAAGACTTCAAGACCCAGCAGCTGGTCTGGAAGGCGGCTGCCGGGGAGGTCCTGGACGGATCCGAGACCCCCGAGGAAGCCGATGCCGCCGTCACGGACGCCGTGAAGAAGCTGCTGAAGCGCTTCCCCCCTACTTCAAACTCCTGA
- a CDS encoding M28 family peptidase — protein MRLALYLPLALALGAQVPTPPTAKDMAGHVESARLRRTVERLAAFGTRHSLSKSSTEAHGIVAARNWLIGETRNLAMLPGSRLIPFEDRFVQEPGPRVPKATEMVNVGVLLPALDPSRVKDALVVCGHYDSRASDVMDAETDAPGAVDNASGVALTLEMAYVMAADRTAINIYFVATAGEEQGLLGAAHLAKRLKAEGVNVIAMLAADTVGNTSGPGGAKINTTVRVFSEGVPTAETEAQKQARESLGGENDSPSREFARYLKRFGERFADQLEMKVMLRRDRVGRGGDHLAFNREGFPAARVTETQENFDRQHQNPRIEGGRTYGDSPAFFDPGYCAKITREMVGAFHGLALAPEAPRDVVLSGAATNDARLSWAPVTDPRVASIVVYRRNADGVVWQEGMPVPIGNSTVLPGVGTDNYFFAVATRDRDGNESLPVAPSRAQ, from the coding sequence ATGCGCCTCGCCCTGTATCTGCCCCTCGCCCTGGCCCTGGGCGCCCAGGTCCCGACCCCCCCCACGGCCAAGGACATGGCGGGCCACGTGGAGTCGGCCCGCCTGCGCCGGACCGTGGAACGGCTGGCGGCCTTCGGCACCCGGCATTCCCTCTCGAAGAGCTCCACCGAGGCCCATGGCATCGTCGCGGCCCGGAACTGGCTCATCGGCGAGACCCGGAACCTCGCCATGCTGCCGGGCTCCCGCCTCATCCCCTTCGAGGACCGCTTCGTCCAGGAGCCCGGGCCCCGGGTCCCCAAGGCCACCGAGATGGTCAACGTCGGGGTCCTGTTGCCGGCCCTGGATCCCTCCCGGGTGAAGGACGCCCTGGTGGTGTGCGGCCACTACGACAGCCGCGCCTCGGACGTCATGGACGCCGAGACCGACGCCCCCGGGGCCGTGGACAACGCCAGCGGCGTGGCGCTGACCCTGGAGATGGCCTACGTCATGGCCGCCGACCGCACCGCCATCAACATCTACTTCGTGGCCACCGCCGGCGAGGAGCAGGGCCTGCTGGGCGCGGCCCACCTGGCGAAACGGCTCAAGGCCGAGGGCGTCAACGTCATCGCCATGCTGGCCGCGGACACCGTGGGCAACACCTCCGGTCCCGGTGGCGCCAAGATCAACACCACCGTCCGCGTCTTCTCCGAGGGCGTGCCCACCGCGGAGACCGAGGCCCAGAAGCAGGCCCGGGAGTCCCTGGGCGGCGAGAACGACTCCCCGAGCCGGGAGTTCGCGCGGTACCTCAAACGGTTCGGGGAGCGCTTCGCGGACCAGCTGGAGATGAAGGTGATGCTGAGGCGGGACCGGGTGGGCCGGGGCGGCGACCATCTCGCCTTCAACCGGGAAGGGTTCCCCGCGGCCCGGGTCACCGAGACCCAGGAGAACTTCGACCGCCAGCACCAGAACCCCCGCATCGAGGGCGGGCGCACCTACGGGGACTCCCCGGCCTTTTTCGACCCGGGCTACTGCGCCAAGATCACCCGCGAGATGGTGGGCGCCTTCCACGGGCTGGCCCTGGCTCCCGAGGCACCGCGGGACGTCGTCCTCTCCGGCGCGGCGACGAACGACGCCCGGCTGAGCTGGGCCCCCGTCACCGACCCCCGCGTGGCCTCCATCGTGGTCTACCGGCGCAACGCCGACGGCGTGGTCTGGCAGGAAGGCATGCCCGTGCCCATCGGGAACAGCACGGTCCTGCCCGGCGTGGGCACGGACAACTACTTTTTCGCCGTGGCCACCCGGGACCGGGACGGCAACGAATCCCTGCCCGTCGCGCCTTCCCGGGCGCAGTGA